ATCTGTTGTGGCAGcttgtgtgagtgagtgtgaatgagtgtgcAGGCGTTCAGCTCAGAGACCACGGTTCTGATTATTCATTTCAGAAATACAACTCATGATTAAAAGTTATCTCTtgttatttggtgtttttgaaTGGGTGATATTTCATTTGGAACAAAGCGTTTCTTTTTGAGCATTTCTCTGGCAGTGTGCTAATTAAACTTAAACACAAGGGAGGAGGTCTATTttgaggcaacagtgctgataATTGCTCTTAAAGGAAGACGTCATTATAGGACTCAAGTTGGGATATAAAGAAAAGGAGCTGTTACTGAATAAACTGCagtatgtttatgtttaaacaTGCGACTCCAAGTGAGCGTGTGTCTCTGGTTACTGATGTTCTTGTTACAATGACACTCGATATTCAGATCTCACTCAGAGTGGTAGCTCTGAACACATTAATCAGATTTTCTTACTCGTTATTGGATATTCAAACAGATATGAATGTGGTCAGGcctgtttgtgtcatttttatCTTCTCTATCACACTTATTTTATTCTTCAGGCTTCGCTTAGCATgaagatgtttttgttgttgatttgctTTTGTACATtctaagggacagttcacccccaaattaaaaatacatttttcctcttacctgtagtgctgtttatcagtctagattgttttgggtTGAGatgcagtgttggagatatcagccgtaaagatgtctgccttctctctaatataatggaactagatgacactcagcttgtggtgctcaaagcgccaaaaaatgcattggaaaaactcaacagcaatgtctctttccagacatcatgacctggttactcaagataatccacagaccttgttgtgagcagtttatgtaggaactattttctttccaccaaactaCACTCGCCAACCGTATCACTCCGCAGAGGaaggtgtgcatctactgctagctcacataGCAcgactgagctagctaacgttacagctaatctgaggaggacgccattaaccCTTTGAGaactgagcaaattggcttgatctcttttaaaaacatgggatgAAGGCAttgagcaacaaaagaagaaatgaccccaaaaaaatagcaagaaattattaaaaagagaaaattaaaaacaagaaaattagttaaaaaaaaaaaaaaaaaaagcaagtaagaaagaaagttaaaaacaaacaaacaaaaaaatgacctggaaagagtgcttacaaaattataataattctgtaacataactttaaaatgtaataacaataattaggaatatttttttccccagttttttttttttaaatattaaataatttaatatttttacatattttttgcaATTTATGTGACATGTCTTAcgaagttgctcattgcctttttccccatgaagaaatcacacaaaaaaaaaagaaatcacaccaaTTTCCTCAGgcttcaaaggtttaaatacttacgaaaggtgtctgaaagcagcacaagaaaagtgatgttgctccaggtttcagATGGTTAATTTTTACATCTCAGGCTGTCACAAGTATGAGCCTCTTGTCTGTGTGTAGATGCACACTTACTTCTGCACTGtcatacagttggcaggtgttaTTCAGTTGAGAGAAAATAGTTTCTCATGAAACGGCtctcaacaaggtctgtggattatctagAGTTCCCGGGGCATGTTTtatggaaagacacattgctattaagtttttcaaatgtattttcggcgctttgagcaccacaagctgagtgccatctagttcccattatattggagagaaggcagacatctgtacggccgatatctccaacactctgcaactcacaccaaaacaatccagactgatgaACAGCACTGTAGAGGaaatatatgtgtttttgatttgggggtgaactgtccctttaactgtacCAACAGAGGAGAGCAATCCTCCAAACAAATGTGACATAAAGGTCAGGAACCCACAGGTTTACACAGTGGCCTACCAGctgaaaatgcaataaaaagaaCATAAATAACATCATACATAGaaacaagaaatgaaaataTGAGGCACACAAAATGAGAATGCAACTTGAACATTCAAAAGAGCTTCATTGTCATGATCTCAACAACAAAATTGTAGTTCAATCAGCTGCCAACAAGTCATTAAGAGatctaaaaataacaatatagAAGTGCCAGAATATCCAATATAAAACATGCAGGCCAATAACAACATGACAAAGTGTCTTAATGTATTTTAGGTTCTGGTTTTACAAAACAGAAAGTGATTGTCCTGCAGTCTAGTTCGAAAGTGAATGTTAAAAGAAGTCACTAAGAGACGATGAGACAGAAAATGGTAAGAAGACATAGGCCtacagtatatttatatataaacataCAAAGACTGCTGCCACGCAGGTTTGTCCAGTTTTATGTGGAGCTGTGAGCGTACAGTATAATTCCCAAACTAGGGCTGTagttaatgattattttctctaCTCATctgctcattatttttttagctTCTCACAATTTCTTTGTCCAAGCTGTCAGATATACacagagcaaaaataaaaatgcaacacttttgtttttgcttcagtTTTTAATGAGTTGAAATAAAAGATCTGAGACTTTTTctatgcacacaaaaaaaccccatcgCTCTCAGATTTTGTGCATGATTTTGTTAAAATCTGTTAGTGAGCAGTTAGTCAGCATGATTATAATCCATCCACCTTacagctgatgcaacagttGGTTTGCACAAACAAACTccttctgcacaaactgtcagaaaccatcTCAGGGACGCTTGTGTCAGCGGCTGGTCTTAAATGAACTTGAAAATTAAGTAGAcagatgtggaggtcctgggctgactcactggctccctgtcctgacagaaaaacaggaaatataaTCACATTACTCCAGCTGTAATATCTTTACACAGGTTACTTGTCACTCAGAGAATTGATCTCAAAATCTCGCTGCTTGTGTATAAATCACTCTGTGGCTGTACACCCAAAAATCTCTCAGACATGCTTGTGACATGAAACATTTAGGACCCTGAGGACATCTTGGGCCGTCCCAAgagtcagaacaaaacatggtgaagcagtgttttgttatcatgcagcacaaacctggaataacctcCCAGATGATGTCAGGCCCTGACTCTGACTCTGCCTGCTCCACCCTGTGTGCCTgctaaattatttttaaactctgttttaagtcattttaaataatcgttttatctttgcacctcttgtctgcacttttgctttttaattgtGATTTAATACTCAAGATCAACATGCCAAACTAACCCTGTCTGCATCTACAAGATCACAGTCCAAAATGTATGTACCAACACTGTTACATCTCCACACATAGTAGTGCACATGgtattttttttcaatcaaataatttagtaattaattttatcctttatatcttttttctttactgttttactgtaaatgtgtatcctttattatgctctgtaaagcactttgaagtACCCTAGTGTATGAAATGTgtaatacaaataaagctgcattGCCTTGCTTTGCCGAGATCATTTGGGTACACTGCTAAATTCTTGGAGATGtattatggtagagaaatgaacttTTAATTCATGGgaaacagctctggtggacattcctgcagtcagcgtGACAACGACACGCTCCCTTAAAACTTGGGACATCTGTTGCAATGTGTCTCGTGATCAGACTGCTCATTTTAGACGGGCCTTTATTGTGACCATGCCAAGGAACACCTGTgcagtaatgatgctgtttaatcagcttgatatgccacacctgtcaggtggatgggtTATCTTGGAGAGGCGCTGATTAATGCAGATTTACAAATTTGTGATCAGAATTTCAaaaacagtcttttgtgtgcatAGAAAAAGAATCAGATCTTTTATTTCAACTCATGGAAAATGTGAGccaaagtgttgtgtttatatttttgtaaagtGTACAGAGCTCGTTTTGTTCGACCAAATGTCCAAACCTCAAATCTGTTCACTTTACTGTCcatcaaatattcacatttgaagAGCTGGTGGACTTTTTTGTGAAGAAATGACTGAAATTATTAATCTGTTATTCAAATTGTTGCTGATGAATTCTCTTTTGCTCAGCTAATCAGTTAATTGGCTGATCATTTAACCTCTGGCCCGtgtccctctgtctgcaggCTCGCCCAGCAGTACGTCTACCCCCAGGCGTTCCTCCAGCCCAGCCTGGTGCTGCAGTCCCAGCTCAACCCCACAGCCGCAGCCCTCGCCTCCCCTTACCTGGACTACAGCTCTGCCTACAGCCACTACGCCCCCACAGGACTGGAGCAGTACCCCTACACCCCTTCGCCGTCGCCCTCCGCTGGCTACCTCAGCTACAGCTTCTCCCCTGGTACGCCGGCGCCAGCCCTCACTGCATCCCCGACCCCTCCAGCCGCCATCCATCCTCCTCTGGCTGCACTCACCACCATGTCTGCCGCCCCGCAGGCCTTCCTTCACTACCCTCTGCACCAGCCCGACCGCATGCAGTGAGCCGCTCTGGGTGGAGCTGCAGCTGCTAAACTGATGATATAAAGCAGCGTGACTGTTGACCTGTGACATCATTGGGATAAGACTAACCAGGGAGAGAGTGTGATGTAATCAAAAGGGCTTTTAGAAAGCACTCTCATTcctgttttttatatatattattgttgttgtaataGTTGATGAAAATGTTCTACTG
This genomic stretch from Epinephelus moara isolate mb chromosome 16, YSFRI_EMoa_1.0, whole genome shotgun sequence harbors:
- the rbm38 gene encoding RNA-binding protein 38 isoform X2; translated protein: MSSPLFLGQLVGVPLEIMHPTMEKDTTYTKIFVGGLPYHTNDASLRKYFETFGDIDEAVVITDKQTGKSRGYGFVTMMDRGAAERACKDANPIIDGRKANVNLAYLGAKPRSSQSSSPSSTSTPRRSSSPAWCCSPSSTPQPQPSPPLTWTTALPTATTPPQDWSSTPTPLRRRPPLATSATASPLVRRRQPSLHPRPLQPPSILLWLHSPPCLPPRRPSFTTLCTSPTACSEPLWVELQLLN